One stretch of Roseimicrobium sp. ORNL1 DNA includes these proteins:
- a CDS encoding tetratricopeptide repeat protein produces MEFSTRLVMNSDVRRWTLCLVASASLGLPASMTLAQQRAPRAIPVEEPPSNPVRAVPVDENGAPAAPAPVRAQPVVDPNRPAGPDEDLFDYATLAFSQGDFKIALKPYADYVRLYPNGRHASEARFRLAECLRKTNLRKEAIAAYNDVMLNHPKSESASSAAYRLGMYAYESREFQTASSWFEITERQSTNPEVRTAATFNKGLSLKYAGQADKALAAFKIVAASKNPNLQKEIEISLQELAALAVQAGRKEEAAAAYKQILANSKDDKTSGEILVRYGLLLNEMKQPEEALKQFEKALANKDLPGELKAMAVFGTLQANYVSGNLDAAIRTYTEHSTLLLPDELRPKQLLIVGTAYKKKQMYRQAVEVFLLIEKDHPESPEALDAGYQKLLCFFQLNDKDLPLFTERFEERYATKYPKHEYLQMARLIRADWYFSKQDYPKAAEAFVGVDVKRAPREVRSSVIYKKGFAEAESGKSNDAINTLNLFISDYPNDPNIPVALAQRGVAYKAVGANDRALADFATILKQHPNSPAVEMALFQSARIKMQTRDVKGMIADYEALVQKFPNSGAAAEAYYFIGRGYFDLKDKSLYEKALEPLRKSISLNREEYLDKSSQTLIAIQAAREDLDGLAKEVDTYLEARKDASVSPNTLLLLGVRYFERGNYAASARYLGMASTPQEPANTDAAVWNYLGKAELNNSKYEDAIKYFDFYLAKTPDGGGWAEALLYKAAALKELGHFDQAMQHVGEALQKVKEGRLNARLQMLRGDIADAIGDAYDKNGDKEKAAASWKDSAGNYIVISQFFVDPEITPEAATKAARALEKLGEMEKANALREQLKAKYPEYKLKEKEVAR; encoded by the coding sequence ATGGAATTTTCAACAAGGCTGGTGATGAACTCTGACGTGCGGCGATGGACCCTGTGCCTGGTGGCCTCTGCCTCCTTGGGCCTTCCGGCCTCCATGACGCTGGCGCAGCAGCGTGCACCCCGTGCCATCCCGGTGGAGGAGCCACCCTCCAATCCGGTGCGTGCCGTGCCGGTGGATGAAAATGGCGCGCCCGCCGCTCCTGCCCCCGTACGCGCGCAGCCCGTGGTGGACCCGAACCGCCCCGCCGGTCCGGATGAAGACCTCTTCGACTATGCGACGCTGGCCTTCAGCCAGGGCGACTTCAAGATCGCGCTGAAGCCGTATGCCGACTACGTACGGCTGTACCCCAATGGCCGCCACGCTTCCGAGGCCCGGTTCCGCCTGGCGGAATGCCTGCGCAAGACCAACCTGCGCAAGGAAGCCATCGCCGCCTACAACGACGTGATGCTGAACCATCCCAAGTCCGAGAGCGCCTCCTCCGCGGCGTATCGCCTGGGCATGTATGCGTATGAAAGTCGCGAATTCCAGACCGCATCGAGCTGGTTCGAAATCACGGAACGCCAGTCCACCAATCCCGAGGTGCGCACGGCGGCCACGTTTAACAAGGGGCTGAGCCTGAAATATGCCGGGCAGGCCGACAAGGCGCTCGCCGCTTTCAAGATTGTCGCCGCATCAAAGAACCCGAACCTGCAAAAGGAAATCGAAATTTCCCTGCAGGAACTCGCCGCACTCGCGGTGCAGGCCGGGCGCAAGGAGGAAGCCGCTGCTGCTTACAAGCAAATCCTCGCGAACAGCAAGGATGACAAGACCTCGGGCGAGATTCTGGTGCGCTACGGTCTTCTGCTCAATGAGATGAAGCAGCCGGAGGAGGCGCTGAAGCAATTCGAAAAGGCGCTGGCGAACAAGGACCTCCCCGGTGAGCTGAAGGCCATGGCCGTCTTCGGCACCCTGCAGGCGAACTACGTCAGCGGGAATCTGGATGCCGCCATCAGGACCTACACGGAGCACTCCACCCTGTTGCTGCCGGATGAGCTCCGGCCCAAGCAACTCCTCATCGTGGGCACGGCGTACAAGAAGAAGCAGATGTACCGCCAGGCGGTGGAGGTCTTCCTGCTCATCGAGAAGGATCACCCGGAGTCTCCGGAGGCCCTCGATGCCGGCTATCAGAAGCTGCTGTGCTTCTTCCAGCTCAACGACAAGGACCTGCCGCTCTTCACCGAGCGCTTCGAGGAACGCTACGCCACCAAGTACCCCAAGCACGAGTACCTACAGATGGCGCGCCTGATTCGCGCCGACTGGTACTTCTCCAAGCAGGACTACCCAAAGGCGGCCGAGGCGTTTGTCGGCGTGGATGTGAAGCGCGCGCCGAGGGAAGTGCGCAGCAGCGTGATCTACAAGAAGGGCTTCGCCGAGGCGGAGTCCGGCAAGAGCAATGACGCCATCAATACGCTGAATCTTTTCATCAGCGACTATCCGAACGACCCGAATATCCCCGTGGCCCTCGCGCAGCGTGGCGTGGCCTACAAGGCAGTGGGCGCCAACGACCGTGCGCTGGCGGATTTCGCCACCATCCTCAAGCAGCATCCCAACAGCCCCGCCGTGGAGATGGCCCTCTTCCAGAGCGCCCGCATCAAGATGCAGACGCGCGACGTGAAGGGCATGATCGCCGACTACGAAGCACTGGTGCAGAAGTTCCCCAACTCCGGCGCCGCTGCTGAGGCCTACTACTTCATCGGACGCGGTTACTTTGACCTGAAGGATAAGAGCCTTTACGAGAAGGCCCTCGAACCCCTGCGCAAATCCATCTCCTTGAACCGCGAGGAGTACCTGGACAAATCAAGCCAGACGCTCATCGCCATCCAGGCCGCGCGTGAAGACCTCGATGGGCTGGCGAAGGAAGTGGACACCTACCTGGAAGCCCGCAAGGACGCCTCCGTCTCGCCCAACACGCTGCTGCTGCTGGGCGTGCGCTACTTCGAGCGCGGGAACTACGCCGCCAGCGCGCGCTACCTGGGCATGGCCAGCACGCCGCAGGAGCCCGCGAATACCGATGCCGCCGTGTGGAACTACCTCGGCAAGGCAGAGCTCAACAACTCCAAGTACGAGGACGCCATCAAGTACTTCGACTTCTACCTCGCGAAGACACCGGATGGCGGCGGCTGGGCAGAAGCCCTCCTCTACAAGGCCGCCGCGCTCAAGGAACTCGGCCACTTCGACCAGGCCATGCAGCATGTGGGTGAGGCCCTGCAGAAGGTGAAAGAAGGAAGGCTCAACGCGCGCCTGCAGATGCTGCGCGGTGACATCGCCGACGCCATCGGGGATGCCTATGACAAGAACGGCGACAAGGAGAAGGCTGCCGCCAGCTGGAAGGACTCCGCCGGAAACTACATCGTCATCAGCCAGTTCTTCGTGGACCCCGAAATCACTCCCGAAGCCGCCACGAAAGCCGCCAGGGCGCTGGAGAAACTCGGCGAAATGGAAAAGGCCAACGCCCTGCGCGAACAGCTGAAGGCGAAGTATCCCGAGTACAAGCTCAAGGAAAAGGAAGTGGCGCGGTAG
- a CDS encoding biopolymer transporter ExbD produces MKFRNVSKIEPIPLQLAPLIDVLLLLLLFFIITMNLSQRETEMGIKVPAADEGQVSTNRQVGEIVVNVRKDGTIVVEGATMNEEQLLAKLKLIASVHKDQAVIYRGDKGSTYEHTIKVMDVCRKAGIWNVSFATRPPEDEGAPGAPGSASVPAPASVPAPPAPTN; encoded by the coding sequence ATGAAGTTCCGCAACGTCAGCAAAATCGAGCCCATCCCGCTGCAGCTCGCGCCGCTGATTGACGTGCTCCTGCTCCTGCTCCTGTTCTTCATCATCACGATGAACCTCTCCCAGCGCGAGACGGAAATGGGCATCAAGGTGCCCGCCGCGGATGAGGGTCAAGTGAGCACCAACCGGCAGGTGGGCGAAATCGTGGTGAACGTGCGCAAGGACGGCACCATCGTTGTGGAAGGCGCCACCATGAACGAGGAGCAACTGCTGGCAAAGCTCAAGCTCATCGCCAGTGTGCACAAGGACCAGGCGGTCATCTACCGTGGGGACAAGGGCAGCACCTACGAGCACACCATCAAAGTCATGGATGTCTGCCGAAAAGCAGGCATCTGGAACGTATCCTTTGCTACGCGACCACCAGAAGACGAGGGTGCCCCCGGCGCGCCCGGGTCCGCTTCCGTTCCTGCCCCTGCATCGGTGCCTGCTCCCCCAGCACCCACGAATTGA
- a CDS encoding MotA/TolQ/ExbB proton channel family protein, which produces MRSFLLIVTAAWLVFGAAATIPAQTAPAGGGSVSNQPTISAAPAQSAPQGHSHADANGISEVKRKMGLLFYPMVVLSLVTLMLIFFNLFTIRQNAVVSDAFMNSADALIRKQDYLGLLAVCNRRNECVAKVTAKALDFATKNPTASFDEVREVTEAEGSRQASLILQRISYLGDVGSISPMMGLLGTVFGLITSFNQISSTQFAGGQAAGVATGVYEALYCTAAGLIIGIPALIIYAFMRGKAQRLVSELESASTHLMALLAAQYKRAARAVASRMPAASHGEAM; this is translated from the coding sequence ATGCGCTCATTTTTACTCATTGTCACCGCGGCATGGCTTGTCTTTGGAGCCGCGGCCACGATTCCTGCACAGACGGCTCCTGCAGGAGGCGGCTCGGTTTCAAATCAGCCCACCATCAGCGCAGCCCCAGCGCAGAGCGCCCCCCAAGGCCACAGCCACGCAGACGCCAACGGCATCAGCGAGGTGAAGCGCAAGATGGGCCTGCTCTTCTACCCGATGGTGGTGCTGTCCTTGGTGACGCTCATGCTCATTTTCTTCAACCTGTTCACCATCAGGCAGAATGCCGTGGTCAGCGATGCCTTCATGAACTCGGCGGACGCCCTCATCCGCAAGCAGGACTACCTGGGCCTGCTGGCCGTGTGCAACCGCCGCAATGAATGCGTGGCCAAGGTCACGGCCAAGGCGCTCGACTTCGCCACCAAGAACCCCACCGCCAGCTTCGATGAAGTGCGTGAGGTGACAGAGGCGGAGGGCAGCCGTCAGGCGAGCCTCATTCTTCAGCGCATCTCGTACCTCGGTGACGTGGGCTCCATTTCCCCCATGATGGGTCTGCTGGGCACGGTGTTCGGCCTCATCACCTCCTTCAATCAAATCTCCAGCACGCAGTTCGCCGGCGGTCAGGCGGCAGGCGTGGCCACGGGCGTGTATGAGGCGCTGTACTGCACGGCAGCGGGCCTCATCATCGGTATTCCCGCGCTCATCATTTACGCCTTCATGCGTGGCAAAGCGCAACGTCTGGTCTCCGAACTGGAATCCGCCAGCACGCACCTCATGGCCCTGCTCGCAGCCCAGTATAAGCGCGCCGCCCGCGCCGTGGCCTCGCGCATGCCCGCGGCCTCCCATGGTGAGGCGATGTGA
- a CDS encoding excinuclease ABC subunit UvrC, whose product MSLSREKPDLQKKLHDVPHQPGVYVMRDRLNRPIYVGKARDLRKRLSSYFVPSNVRRADLKTKALIDSIWDFETHLVRNEAESLLLEGRLIKDFRPRYNISFRDDKRFLLVKVQMADPFPRFVLSRLKKDDGARYFGPFAHSGALRTTLNWMNKQFGLRVCRPMSPNENDYRHCSNDIIKNCAAPCIGRVTPEEYRARVEQACDFLGGKSRDLVTALEEEMRKAAERLDFERAAELRDMIEDFKKTLKPTRSFERGARAKVVSTLDPMADVSELQEYLRLDRPPLVMECFDIANIGTAHCVASMVRFKNGVPDNANYRRYRIRIVSGQNDFAAMSEVVRRRYSRILLEGRERMGAEGADLSQEDPLEAMRRLEEEAALADGDIEAGDEATGNEGDTPSDVSSESYLSSDAPESSSSSKSKSTSKGKSSHKTQFVRLPDLVIIDGGKGQLSCAMEELQRLGLHELPVIGLAKEEEEIYRPGIDQPLRIPHDRGALKLLQRIRDEAHRWANGYHQLLLRRRVEESILDDCPGVSQTRKANILRVFGSVARLRRATVEEVAKVPGIGKGLAEEIVRFLKEREG is encoded by the coding sequence ATGTCTCTTTCCCGGGAAAAGCCCGACCTCCAGAAGAAGCTGCACGACGTGCCGCACCAGCCCGGTGTGTACGTCATGCGCGACCGCCTGAACCGCCCCATCTACGTGGGGAAGGCCCGCGACCTGCGGAAGCGGCTCAGCAGCTACTTTGTCCCCTCCAACGTGCGCCGCGCGGACCTGAAGACGAAGGCCCTCATCGACAGCATCTGGGACTTCGAGACGCACCTGGTGCGCAACGAGGCGGAGTCCCTCTTATTAGAAGGCCGCCTCATCAAGGACTTCCGCCCGCGGTACAACATCAGCTTCCGCGACGACAAACGCTTCCTGCTCGTGAAGGTGCAGATGGCCGACCCCTTCCCCCGCTTCGTCCTCTCGCGGCTGAAGAAGGACGATGGCGCGCGGTACTTTGGCCCCTTCGCCCACAGCGGCGCGCTGCGCACTACGCTGAACTGGATGAACAAGCAGTTCGGCCTGCGCGTGTGCCGCCCCATGTCGCCGAATGAGAATGACTACCGGCACTGCAGCAATGACATCATCAAGAACTGCGCCGCCCCATGCATCGGCCGAGTGACTCCGGAGGAGTACCGCGCCCGCGTGGAGCAGGCCTGTGATTTCCTCGGGGGCAAGTCCCGCGACCTCGTCACCGCGCTGGAGGAGGAAATGCGCAAGGCCGCCGAGCGACTCGACTTCGAGCGTGCCGCCGAGCTGCGGGACATGATTGAGGACTTCAAGAAGACGCTCAAGCCCACGCGCAGCTTCGAGCGCGGCGCGCGTGCGAAAGTGGTGAGCACCCTCGACCCCATGGCGGACGTGTCCGAGCTGCAGGAGTACCTGCGCCTCGACCGCCCGCCGCTGGTCATGGAGTGCTTCGACATTGCAAACATCGGCACCGCCCACTGCGTGGCCAGCATGGTGCGTTTCAAGAACGGCGTGCCGGACAACGCGAACTACCGTCGCTATCGCATCCGCATCGTGAGCGGGCAGAACGACTTCGCCGCCATGAGCGAAGTCGTGCGCAGGCGGTATTCGCGTATTCTCTTGGAAGGAAGAGAGCGCATGGGCGCGGAGGGAGCTGACCTGAGTCAGGAAGACCCCCTCGAAGCGATGCGTCGCTTGGAGGAGGAGGCTGCCTTGGCAGACGGTGACATCGAAGCGGGAGATGAAGCCACTGGGAATGAAGGAGACACTCCCTCCGATGTGTCCTCTGAGTCCTATCTTTCCTCTGACGCGCCTGAGAGCTCAAGCAGCAGCAAGAGTAAGAGCACGAGCAAGGGCAAGAGTTCCCACAAGACCCAGTTCGTGCGCCTGCCCGACCTCGTGATCATCGACGGCGGCAAGGGCCAGCTCTCCTGCGCCATGGAAGAACTCCAGCGCCTCGGCCTGCATGAACTGCCCGTCATCGGCCTCGCGAAGGAAGAAGAAGAGATCTACCGCCCCGGCATCGACCAGCCCCTCCGCATCCCCCATGACCGCGGCGCGCTCAAGCTACTCCAGCGCATCCGCGACGAAGCCCACCGCTGGGCGAATGGCTACCACCAGCTCCTGCTGCGCAGACGCGTAGAGGAAAGTATTCTCGATGACTGCCCCGGAGTCAGCCAGACCCGGAAGGCAAATATCCTGCGCGTGTTCGGCTCCGTCGCCCGACTCCGCCGCGCCACCGTGGAAGAAGTCGCCAAGGTCCCCGGCATTGGGAAAGGCCTCGCGGAGGAGATTGTGAGGTTCTTGAAGGAACGTGAGGGGTGA
- a CDS encoding porin, with the protein MKLKIATILCSAGLCASVQAGEVVASSGKNLEAAVQKEDTRSIYDKIWGLATLYKNEENPFIQEFSLQGRIQLQYAWGSSDQGDFDSGDRPDELTWGGIEVRRWRLGFKSKILRQFKLEGQIDVNPNFELEPGANPELGDGFYRDIYDLYLTWAPNDKFNLSIGKTKAKFFTHEYFTSSKEILVFERGLLVNQVRPAELTGVWANGKINNFVYAFGAFAGEYDPEFGGFDAGAVFQTSVGYDFGSALGVEKALVKLDWQWSTDDSNTEGPGSYEHAFSLNSNIEQGRWSVYTDAMAATGYNNVGDVWGFMVTPAVFVADSVQLVLRYQYAHGDNDGLRLQSRYERLAPDLTDGGRGEEYNAIYLGVNYYLYGHKLKLMAGTEYNDMSGGGDGGDYSGWTTLVGLRMFF; encoded by the coding sequence ATGAAATTGAAAATCGCAACGATCCTGTGCTCAGCGGGTCTCTGCGCCAGCGTTCAGGCCGGCGAAGTAGTCGCCAGCTCCGGCAAGAATCTCGAAGCCGCTGTGCAGAAGGAAGACACTCGCTCCATCTATGACAAGATTTGGGGTCTCGCCACCCTCTACAAGAATGAGGAGAACCCCTTCATCCAGGAGTTCTCGCTTCAGGGCCGTATCCAGCTCCAGTATGCTTGGGGTAGCTCCGACCAGGGTGATTTTGATTCCGGTGACCGTCCCGATGAACTCACCTGGGGTGGCATCGAAGTGCGCCGCTGGCGCCTTGGCTTCAAGTCGAAGATCCTTCGTCAGTTCAAGCTCGAAGGTCAGATCGACGTGAACCCGAACTTCGAACTGGAACCCGGTGCGAATCCTGAGCTGGGTGACGGCTTCTACCGCGACATCTATGACCTCTACCTGACCTGGGCTCCGAACGACAAGTTCAACCTGAGCATCGGTAAGACGAAGGCCAAGTTCTTCACTCACGAGTACTTCACCTCCTCCAAGGAAATCCTCGTGTTCGAACGCGGCCTCCTGGTGAACCAGGTCCGCCCTGCGGAACTCACCGGTGTGTGGGCGAACGGCAAGATCAACAACTTCGTGTATGCCTTCGGCGCTTTCGCCGGTGAGTATGATCCGGAGTTCGGCGGCTTCGACGCCGGCGCAGTGTTCCAGACCAGCGTGGGTTATGACTTCGGCTCCGCCCTCGGCGTGGAAAAGGCCCTTGTGAAACTCGACTGGCAGTGGAGCACGGATGACTCCAACACGGAAGGCCCCGGCTCCTATGAGCACGCCTTCTCCCTCAACTCGAACATCGAGCAGGGCCGCTGGAGCGTGTACACCGACGCCATGGCCGCCACCGGTTACAACAACGTGGGTGATGTGTGGGGCTTCATGGTGACTCCTGCAGTCTTCGTGGCTGACAGCGTGCAGCTCGTGCTTCGCTACCAGTATGCTCACGGCGACAACGACGGTCTCCGTCTTCAGAGCCGCTATGAGCGCCTTGCCCCCGACCTTACCGACGGTGGCCGCGGCGAAGAGTACAACGCCATCTACCTCGGCGTGAACTACTACCTCTATGGCCACAAGCTCAAGCTCATGGCCGGTACCGAGTACAACGACATGAGCGGCGGTGGCGACGGTGGCGACTACAGCGGCTGGACCACTCTGGTCGGCCTGCGCATGTTCTTCTAA
- a CDS encoding molybdopterin-dependent oxidoreductase → MEPASRPSRREFLRQTTLAFGALASASHLTAEETVTLPFENGERRLVKFPQKRPLILLTHRPPQLETPFSVYREGVLTPNDAFFVRYHLQNIPRTVDVKTFRLEVKGMVKSPLTLSLEELKTQFENTEVIAVNQCSGNSRGFFKPRVGGGQLANGAMGNARWSGVRLKDVLNKAGLQEGVKQVVCNGMDTPPLPQTPDFIKALEIDHALDGEILLAWEMNGEPLPLLNGYPLRLVVPGYFGTYWVKHVNELTVVKDVFDGFFMATGYRIPATPGGCIEPGTTPASTVPITQFSIRSFITSHETGAKVEKGKPVQLSGIAFDAGRGITDVTVSDDGGKTWRTATLGKDHGRYSFRPWTLDWTPPQSGEVDLRCRATNRVGETQPLEPLWNPSGYMRNVVETTRVQVA, encoded by the coding sequence ATGGAGCCTGCATCACGACCCTCACGACGGGAGTTTTTGCGACAGACCACCCTTGCATTTGGGGCACTGGCCAGCGCATCCCACCTCACTGCGGAAGAAACAGTCACGCTTCCCTTTGAAAACGGGGAGCGCCGTCTGGTGAAGTTTCCCCAGAAGCGCCCGCTCATCCTGCTCACGCATCGCCCGCCCCAGCTGGAGACGCCCTTCTCCGTCTATCGCGAAGGCGTGCTCACGCCGAATGATGCCTTCTTCGTCCGCTATCACCTGCAGAACATCCCGCGGACCGTGGATGTGAAGACCTTCCGCCTGGAGGTGAAGGGCATGGTGAAGTCCCCTCTGACACTTTCGTTGGAAGAGTTGAAGACCCAGTTCGAAAATACCGAGGTCATCGCGGTGAACCAGTGCTCGGGAAACAGCCGCGGATTCTTCAAGCCACGCGTGGGCGGTGGCCAGCTGGCCAATGGCGCCATGGGGAATGCGCGCTGGAGTGGTGTGCGCCTGAAGGACGTGCTGAACAAGGCCGGACTGCAGGAAGGTGTGAAACAAGTGGTGTGCAATGGCATGGACACGCCGCCGCTTCCGCAGACGCCGGATTTCATCAAGGCACTCGAAATCGATCACGCGCTCGACGGCGAGATCCTCCTCGCATGGGAGATGAATGGCGAGCCGTTGCCGCTGCTGAATGGCTACCCCTTGCGCCTCGTGGTGCCGGGCTACTTCGGCACGTATTGGGTCAAGCACGTGAATGAGCTCACCGTGGTGAAGGATGTCTTCGACGGCTTCTTCATGGCCACGGGCTATCGCATTCCCGCCACGCCGGGAGGCTGCATCGAGCCGGGCACCACACCCGCGAGCACGGTGCCCATCACGCAGTTTTCCATCCGCTCCTTCATCACCAGCCACGAAACAGGCGCGAAGGTGGAGAAGGGGAAACCAGTGCAACTCAGTGGTATTGCGTTCGATGCCGGGCGCGGCATCACAGATGTGACCGTGTCTGATGATGGCGGCAAGACGTGGCGCACCGCGACCTTGGGGAAGGATCACGGTCGCTATTCCTTCCGGCCATGGACGCTCGACTGGACACCCCCGCAAAGTGGCGAGGTGGACCTGAGGTGCCGCGCGACGAATCGCGTCGGTGAAACGCAACCGCTGGAGCCGCTGTGGAATCCCTCAGGTTACATGCGCAATGTCGTGGAGACCACGCGCGTGCAGGTGGCGTGA
- a CDS encoding cytochrome c, producing MKRLLPMLAVAALLMAAPAMSLSQDQSQNHNSGNIPDSAWPAETGVFTQGQGVELAQALCMTCHSTEYVSTQPRMPRKFWEATVKKMKDKYAAPLPDDTTAIVDYLTATYGVK from the coding sequence ATGAAACGTCTTCTGCCCATGCTCGCGGTGGCTGCGTTGTTGATGGCCGCACCGGCGATGTCCCTGTCCCAGGACCAGAGCCAGAACCACAACTCCGGCAATATTCCTGACTCCGCGTGGCCTGCGGAAACCGGCGTCTTCACGCAGGGTCAAGGCGTGGAGTTGGCGCAGGCGCTGTGCATGACCTGCCACTCCACCGAGTACGTCTCCACCCAGCCGCGCATGCCCCGCAAGTTCTGGGAAGCGACCGTGAAGAAGATGAAGGACAAATACGCCGCGCCCTTGCCCGACGACACGACGGCGATTGTGGACTACCTCACGGCGACGTACGGGGTGAAGTGA
- a CDS encoding acetolactate synthase produces the protein MSSSLDVPPLATDTTHAKSPVRQLSVFLHNRVGALLSLVKLLNEHQIEVLGLSVQDSVDLTLVRLIVTDPQRAEQVFTEAGHSCASKPIVVVELKQGVHDLGHALSGLLAAEINIHHAYPLMVRPNSGRPLIALHVDDPEVGGESLSKCGFKVLSQDELTR, from the coding sequence ATGAGCTCCTCCCTAGATGTGCCCCCTCTCGCTACCGACACCACTCACGCGAAGTCCCCGGTGAGGCAGCTTTCCGTCTTCCTCCACAACCGCGTGGGGGCCCTGCTCTCCCTGGTGAAGCTGCTCAATGAGCACCAAATCGAAGTGCTGGGTCTCAGCGTGCAGGACAGTGTGGACCTGACGCTGGTGCGCCTGATTGTGACCGACCCACAGCGCGCCGAGCAAGTCTTCACCGAGGCCGGGCACTCCTGCGCCAGCAAACCCATTGTGGTGGTGGAGCTCAAGCAAGGCGTACACGATCTGGGCCACGCGCTCAGTGGCCTGCTCGCGGCGGAGATTAATATCCACCACGCCTATCCCCTCATGGTGCGGCCCAACAGCGGCAGGCCGCTTATCGCCCTGCACGTGGATGACCCGGAAGTGGGCGGCGAGTCGCTGAGCAAGTGTGGGTTCAAGGTGCTGTCGCAGGATGAGCTGACGCGGTAG